In Elaeis guineensis isolate ETL-2024a chromosome 1, EG11, whole genome shotgun sequence, a genomic segment contains:
- the LOC105038240 gene encoding protein trichome birefringence-like 36 encodes MAGKQTVQTSSLFFLWLTTLSVVSKNFYFTPCLANLDMNSIEWTEEREDDEANEIQSQHTMSRDCDLSAGKWVFDASYPLYNPDCPYIINQVSCQRNGRPDLDYEKWRWQPQQCSIPRFNALDFLGRIRKKRVMLVGDSIMRSQWESLVCMVEAVIPNERKLVSSYGPTIAFHAVDFQASIEFSWAPLLVELREEAYHKKVLYLDSIEENAKYWRGVDVLVFDSAHWWTHSGKWSSWDYYKEGDRLFTGLNPMVAYEKGLTTWAKWVDLNLDPRRTRVIFRSVSPQHSRDNGWQCYRQREPRVFLGHRPRVPWQLVVLREALKKTSFPVYLLDVTSMSALRRDGHPSIYGRAADAQGRQEAAGRTSDCSHWCLPGVPDAWNEMLYALL; translated from the exons ATGGCCGGAAAACAAACCGTCCAAACTTCTTCCCTGTTCTTCTTATGGCTCACCACCCTCTCAGTTGTCTCCAAAAATTTCTACTTTACACCTTGCCTAGCTAACTTAGACATGAACTCCATCGAGTGGACAGAGGAGAGAGAAGATGATGAGGCTAACGAGATCCAGAGCCAACATACTATGTCAAGAGACTGTGACTTGTCTGCCGGAAAGTGGGTGTTCGATGCATCATACCCTCTCTACAACCCGGATTGCCCTTACATTATTAACCAAGTAAGCTGCCAGAGGAACGGGAGGCCGGACTTGGACTATGAGAAGTGGAGGTGGCAGCCACAACAATGCTCGATTCCAAG GTTCAACGCCTTGGACTTTCTTGGGagaataagaaagaagagagtcaTGCTGGTAGGAGATTCTATAATGAGGAGCCAATGGGAGTCTCTTGTTTGCATGGTGGAAGCAGTGATTCCTAACGAGAGGAAGCTGGTCTCTTCTTATGGTCCGACCATTGCTTTCCATGCCGTG GACTTTCAAGCCTCGATCGAGTTCTCATGGGCTCCTCTCCTGGTCGAATTAAGGGAAGAAGCGTATCACAAAAAGGTTCTCTACTTGGACTCGATTGAAGAGAACGCGAAGTACTGGCGAGGAGTTGACGTCCTCGTGTTTGATTCTGCCCATTGGTGGACTCACTCTGGCAAATGGAGCTC GTGGGATTACTACAAGGAGGGGGACAGGCTTTTTACTGGTTTGAACCCAATGGTTGCTTATGAGAAGGGACTCACAACATGGGCTAAGTGGGTGGACTTGAACTTAGATCCTCGTCGAACCCGAGTCATCTTTCGGAGTGTCTCACCTCAGCATAGCAG GGACAATGGATGGCAATGTTACAGACAGAGGGAGCCTCGGGTCTTCTTGGGCCACAGACCGCGTGTTCCCTGGCAGTTGGTTGTGCTACGTGAGGCACTGAAGAAGACGAGTTTTCCAGTATACCTTCTAGATGTGACAAGCATGTCAGCTCTTCGAAGGGATGGGCACCCGTCAATCTATGGAAGAGCTGCTGATGCACAGGGGAGGCAGGAAGCAGCAGGCCGGACCTCAGATTGCAGCCACTGGTGCTTGCCTGGGGTGCCTGATGCATGGAATGAGATGCTCTATGCTCTTCTCTAG